In Afipia sp. GAS231, a single window of DNA contains:
- a CDS encoding sulfonate ABC transporter substrate-binding protein gives MRWFQRMMTAAVLSMGIVAAMVGVSYGQDKVVRIGFQKYGKLVLLKGKGSLEEKLKPLRYNVVWTEFPSGPPLLEALNIGAIDFGIAGETPPIFAQAAGAPLVYLAYDPPAPQGEAILVPKDSPLKSVADLKGKKVALNKGSNVHYLLVKALEKAGLKYTDVQPVFLAPSDALAAFTRGSVDAWVIWDPYEAAAEASTGAKILVDGTGLVANHQFYFSSKKFLADNTRAVDVVLAALNEADDWTKNNIEAVAAQLSPSVGLPASVLAVSLKRESYGILPISDDVIASQQRIADTFVALGLLPKAITVSDVQRKPGS, from the coding sequence ATGCGTTGGTTTCAACGAATGATGACGGCTGCCGTGTTGTCCATGGGTATCGTTGCCGCCATGGTGGGCGTCTCATACGGCCAGGACAAGGTGGTCCGCATCGGCTTCCAGAAATACGGCAAGCTGGTCCTGCTGAAAGGCAAGGGCTCGCTCGAAGAGAAACTCAAGCCGCTCCGCTACAACGTGGTGTGGACGGAATTTCCGTCAGGCCCGCCGCTGCTCGAAGCGCTCAATATCGGCGCGATCGATTTCGGGATTGCGGGGGAAACGCCGCCGATCTTTGCGCAGGCCGCCGGCGCGCCGCTGGTCTATCTGGCCTATGATCCGCCGGCGCCGCAGGGAGAGGCCATTCTGGTCCCCAAGGACAGTCCGCTGAAATCGGTCGCCGATTTGAAGGGCAAGAAGGTCGCGCTGAACAAGGGGTCCAACGTTCACTATCTTCTGGTCAAGGCGCTGGAGAAAGCCGGGCTGAAATATACCGACGTCCAGCCCGTATTCCTAGCGCCCTCGGATGCGCTCGCCGCGTTCACCCGCGGCTCCGTCGATGCCTGGGTGATCTGGGATCCCTATGAGGCGGCAGCCGAGGCCTCGACCGGCGCGAAAATCCTTGTCGACGGCACCGGTCTCGTCGCCAACCATCAGTTCTATTTTTCGTCGAAGAAGTTCCTCGCCGACAACACCAGGGCGGTCGATGTCGTGCTTGCGGCGCTCAACGAGGCCGACGACTGGACCAAGAACAATATCGAGGCCGTCGCCGCGCAATTGAGCCCGTCGGTCGGCTTGCCGGCTTCGGTGCTTGCGGTGTCGCTGAAGCGCGAATCCTACGGGATCCTGCCGATCAGCGACGACGTGATCGCAAGCCAGCAGCGCATCGCCGATACGTTCGTGGCGCTCGGCCTGTTGCCGAAAGCCATCACGGTCTCGGACGTTCAGCGCAAACCCGGATCCTGA
- a CDS encoding ABC transporter permease subunit, whose amino-acid sequence MSLIEQLPRIRGRNLRLPRADGLIPWIVPLGILLVWQLACVTGFVPARVLPAPSDVALAGWKLLLSGELARNIWVSFWRASIGFLIGGGIGFAFGLANGLSQLSSKLTDTTLQMVRNIPHLALIPLVILWFGIDESAKLFLVALGVFFPIYLNTLHGIRTVDPQLIEMGRIYGMSDGELFRRVIFPGALPSIFVGLRFALGIMWLTLIVAETIAASSGLGYMAMQAREFMLIDVVVLSILIYALLGKLADSASRALERLTLSWHPAFGKH is encoded by the coding sequence ATGAGTCTGATCGAACAACTTCCCCGCATCCGTGGCCGCAACCTGCGCCTGCCACGGGCCGATGGCCTGATCCCCTGGATCGTGCCGCTCGGCATTCTCCTGGTCTGGCAACTCGCCTGCGTGACCGGATTTGTGCCGGCGCGGGTGTTGCCGGCGCCGAGCGACGTGGCGCTGGCGGGGTGGAAACTGCTGCTGTCCGGCGAACTCGCGCGCAACATCTGGGTCAGCTTCTGGCGCGCCAGCATCGGCTTCCTGATCGGCGGCGGTATCGGCTTTGCCTTTGGTTTAGCGAACGGCCTGTCGCAGCTTTCCAGCAAACTGACCGACACCACGCTGCAGATGGTGCGCAATATCCCGCATCTCGCTTTGATCCCGCTGGTGATCCTGTGGTTCGGGATCGATGAATCGGCAAAACTGTTTTTGGTGGCGCTCGGCGTGTTCTTTCCAATCTATCTCAACACGCTGCACGGCATCCGCACCGTCGATCCGCAACTGATCGAAATGGGGCGGATCTACGGGATGAGCGACGGTGAACTGTTCCGCCGGGTGATCTTCCCGGGCGCGCTGCCGTCGATTTTCGTCGGCCTGCGCTTCGCGCTCGGCATCATGTGGCTGACGCTGATCGTGGCGGAGACCATCGCGGCGTCATCCGGTCTCGGTTACATGGCGATGCAGGCGCGCGAGTTCATGCTGATCGACGTCGTGGTGCTCTCGATCCTGATCTATGCGCTGCTCGGCAAGCTGGCCGACAGCGCCTCGCGCGCGCTGGAGCGGCTGACGCTGTCCTGGCATCCGGCCTTTGGGAAACACTGA
- a CDS encoding ATP-binding cassette domain-containing protein, whose protein sequence is MQQAVRFISPEAELVEPANFVEQARVVQRGSEGQPRGLSLTIRGLRKSFGDNEVLRGIDLHIPAGQFVAIVGRSGCGKSTLLRLVAGLDAVTAGTIALGEQARAEDIRVMFQEPRLLPWARVLSNVEVGLGRERNTADAQARAESALVEVGLDDKRAQWPAVLSGGQKQRVALARALVSRPRVLAFDEPLGALDALTRISMQRLLERVWHDQAFTAILVTHDVSEAVALADRVLVIEDGRIAHDINVDIPRPRRRGSAELAALEGSILKNLLQGTDDTSDL, encoded by the coding sequence ATGCAGCAAGCTGTTCGTTTCATTTCTCCCGAGGCCGAACTGGTCGAACCCGCGAACTTCGTCGAACAGGCGCGAGTCGTGCAACGTGGTTCGGAGGGTCAGCCGCGCGGCCTGTCGCTGACCATTCGCGGGCTTCGCAAGTCGTTCGGCGACAACGAGGTGTTACGCGGCATCGACCTGCATATTCCCGCGGGCCAGTTCGTCGCCATCGTCGGCCGCAGCGGTTGCGGCAAGAGCACGTTGCTGCGGCTGGTCGCGGGTCTCGACGCCGTTACTGCCGGCACCATCGCCTTGGGCGAACAGGCGCGGGCGGAGGACATTCGCGTGATGTTTCAGGAGCCGCGGCTGTTGCCTTGGGCACGGGTGCTCTCGAATGTCGAAGTCGGCCTCGGCCGCGAGCGGAACACAGCCGATGCCCAGGCGCGCGCCGAAAGCGCGCTGGTCGAGGTCGGTCTCGACGACAAGCGGGCGCAATGGCCGGCGGTGCTGTCCGGCGGCCAGAAGCAGCGCGTCGCGCTGGCGCGGGCGCTGGTCAGCCGGCCCCGTGTGCTGGCGTTCGACGAACCGCTCGGCGCGCTCGATGCACTGACGCGGATTTCGATGCAGCGGCTGTTGGAACGGGTCTGGCACGATCAGGCGTTTACCGCGATCCTGGTGACGCATGACGTATCGGAAGCGGTTGCGCTGGCCGATCGCGTGCTGGTCATCGAGGACGGCCGTATCGCGCACGACATTAACGTCGATATCCCGCGTCCGCGCCGTCGCGGCTCGGCCGAACTCGCCGCGCTGGAAGGCTCGATCCTGAAGAACCTGCTGCAAGGCACCGACGATACCTCCGACCTTTAA
- the ssuD gene encoding FMNH2-dependent alkanesulfonate monooxygenase has protein sequence MTIHAPNPANANILWFLPTHGDGRYLGTTTGGREVNFNYLRQIAQAADQLGYFGVLLPTGRSCEDSWVIASAVAPWTERLRYLVAVRPGLQSPSVAARMTATLDRVSNGRLLVNVVTGGDPVENKGDGIFLGHDERYEVTREFLNVYSDLLAGKSVNVEGKHIRIEDGRLLFPPVQSPRPPLYFGGSSDAGIDVAVDTVDKYLTWGEPPAQVAEKVERVRAVAAKRGRKLSFGIRLHVIVRETNAEAWKAADELIQHVTDETVASAQKIFSRMDSVGQQRMAQLHGGRRDKLEISPNLWAGVGLVRGGAGTALVGDPQTVAARIKEYQDVGIDTFILSGYPHLEEAYRFAELVFPLLSLAQPNNVTPIRVNTGPFGETIGNEYRPHKQASQS, from the coding sequence ATGACGATACATGCACCGAATCCCGCCAACGCCAACATCCTCTGGTTCCTGCCGACCCATGGCGACGGCCGCTATCTCGGCACCACGACCGGTGGCCGCGAGGTGAACTTCAACTACCTGCGCCAGATCGCGCAGGCCGCCGATCAACTCGGTTATTTCGGCGTGCTGCTGCCGACCGGGCGAAGCTGCGAGGACTCCTGGGTGATCGCGTCGGCGGTAGCACCCTGGACCGAGCGCCTGCGCTACCTGGTGGCGGTGCGGCCGGGTTTGCAGTCGCCGAGCGTCGCCGCGCGCATGACCGCGACACTTGACCGGGTCAGCAACGGACGGTTGCTGGTCAACGTCGTCACCGGCGGCGATCCGGTCGAGAACAAGGGCGACGGCATCTTCCTCGGCCACGACGAGCGCTATGAAGTGACGCGCGAGTTCCTCAACGTCTATAGCGACCTGCTCGCGGGCAAGTCAGTCAATGTCGAAGGCAAGCACATCCGCATCGAGGACGGCCGCCTGTTGTTCCCGCCGGTGCAGTCGCCGCGACCGCCGCTCTATTTCGGCGGCTCGTCGGACGCCGGCATCGATGTCGCCGTCGATACCGTGGACAAATACCTGACCTGGGGTGAGCCGCCGGCGCAGGTCGCCGAGAAGGTCGAACGCGTGCGCGCGGTCGCTGCCAAACGCGGGCGCAAGCTGTCGTTCGGCATCCGGCTGCACGTGATCGTGCGCGAAACCAATGCCGAGGCGTGGAAGGCCGCGGACGAACTGATTCAGCATGTCACCGACGAAACCGTGGCCTCGGCGCAAAAGATCTTCTCGCGCATGGACTCGGTCGGCCAGCAGCGGATGGCGCAACTGCATGGCGGCCGCCGCGACAAGCTCGAGATCAGCCCCAACCTCTGGGCCGGCGTCGGCCTGGTCCGCGGCGGCGCGGGCACCGCGCTGGTCGGCGATCCCCAGACCGTCGCGGCACGAATCAAGGAGTATCAGGATGTCGGCATCGATACCTTCATCCTGTCAGGCTACCCGCATCTCGAGGAAGCCTATCGCTTTGCCGAACTGGTGTTCCCGCTGCTGTCGCTGGCGCAGCCGAACAATGTGACGCCGATCCGCGTCAACACCGGTCCGTTCGGCGAGACCATCGGTAACGAATATCGTCCGCATAAACAGGCATCGCAATCATGA